The region TAAAGACAAGCCTATTATTGCAGCTTGATGACTTGACATTACAATACCTATTTGTGGCAAACCATAATATATAAAAAAAAGTTGAATAAGAAGTGGTGTACCTCTAAAAATCTCAATATATGTTCCTATTAGAGAATTTATAAACCAACTATTTTTTAAACTTCTAAATGTACCAATTATTACACCAATAAATAGTGCAATAAGAAATGATATAAAAGATAGATAAATAGTAAGCCATGAGGCTTCTAAAAGAAACCCCAAGTTATCAAATACAGCACTAAAATTCACTTATTTTACTGCCAGCCATTTGTTAATTAATTTATCGTAAGTACCGTTATCTTTTAAAGTTTTTAAAGCTTCATTAACTTGTTTTGTTAAATCATCTTTCCCTTTTTTCATAACAACTACTAATTGGGCAGGGGCAAGTTTATCAACAATTTTATACTCTTTATTAAACTCTTTTTGATTTAAAGCATATGCATATCCAACAACAACAGCATCAATACGATTGTGTTTTAAATCTAAAAATGCTTCTGGATTATAGTTGTATCGTGCAACTTTTCCAAGTCCTGTAAGTTTATCAACAACTTGTTCACTACCACTTCCAAGTTGAACACCAACAGTTTTATTAGCTAGATCTTTTTGTGAATTAATTTTATTATTCTCTTTTTTTACAACTAAAACATCATTTAGTAAATAATAAGTATCAGATAGGTTAACATTGTTTTGACCAGCTTCTTGTCTACTCATAGCACTTAAAATCATATCATAGTTGTTGTTTTTCAATCCACCAAGTAGCGCTTGCCATTCTGCATCTTTTATCTCAACTTTTTTACCAATGATTTTACCAATTTCATTTGCTAAATCAATATCAAACCCAACAATATCTCCACTTTTTTCATCCCTTGATTCAAATGGTGGATATGCTGCACATAAACCAACAGTAATAACATCTTGTTGTGCATTTGCAAAAATACCAAATGTCAACAATAATCCTGCAAAAAATTTTTTCATAAAAGTTCCTTTAGTATAGCCTCTACTGAAGCTGTTGGATTTTCTTCATTAAGAGCAAAAAATGATATCTCTAAATTATTCTTTTTAAGTAATTCAAAAAATACTTCCATAAAAACACCTGCTTCATTAACCATTTGTAAAGAGTTTAAATTTTTTTCTAAATCAAAAGATTTATCAATCTCCCCTTTCCAATTTGCTCTACAAGTTTTTTTAATACCACAATTTGGGCTTCCATCTATACCAATACAAGCTTTTATCTCATAACCATTATTTTTATAATCAATTATCTGATTTATAATAGGAAGTAGCATTTTTTTGTATTGTTCTTTGTAGATTGGTGCTTCATATTGTTCTTTTACCATTCCCCATCGGTTAACTCCACAAGTTAACATCTCAGGACAAGGCAATTGCAAAATTCCGTAACCTTTGTCACATAATGGAGTAATAAGTTCTGCAAAACACCCTTTGTAGTTTGCTAAAGCATAAACTTTTGCATTAGAATTAAGTATACAATGACTTAAAAGTATAATTTTTTTGCTTCGATTCATGAAAACCTCAAATATAAGTTTTCCTAAAAAGCAATAAATGACAAGAAAGGCTATTTTGTCGTTCCAAACCTTGGAACTTGCTTAATTTTAGAATGTAAAATTTTAGTTATTTTTTTCTTAATATTTTATAAAATGGTAAAAATTTATTTACTATTTTATATTCTTAAATATTTTAACAAGTATATAACAAGCTAATAAAAATGTAATTATATTTGCAATTATTAAAGGATAACTATTTAAAATCAAACCATAAATAATCCAACAAAATACACCAATTGTAAACATAAGAAATGTTAATAAAGACAAATCAGAAGTATGATTTGTCTTATACACTTTTATAACTTGTGGGATAAAAGCAGTTGTAGTAAGTATTGCAGCAATAAAACCTAAAATCTCTGTCATATATCTTTTAACTCTTTATATAATAAACTATCTATTTTACCATTGGTCGCAACTATACATTTGTCTTCAAACATATTATATTCTTCCCCTAAAGAGTTAAATATACATCCACCAGCTTCTTTTAATATAATAATACCAGCTGCCACATCCCAAGGGTTTGTGTTTATTTCATAATAAGCATCAAATACTCCTTTTGCTACCATACAAATATCTAAAGAAGCACTACCTAATCTCCTAATATCTTGACACTTAGGTAAAATTTTTTCTAAAGCTTTTAAAACAAAATCTAAATCTTCTTTATTCTCTACACTTGTATAAGGAAAACCCGTGGCTATTAAAGATAACTGTAAATCTTCCTCTTGACTAACTTTTATTCTCTTTCCATTACAATATGCACCTTTATCTACTTGGGCACTGTATAGTTCATCTAAAATTGGATTATAAACAACAGCTAAGTATGGTTTTTTATTTTTATAAATTCCGACACTAATTGCACAATGGGGAACTTTATTTACAAAGTTTGTTGTTCCATCAATAGGGTCAATAATAATTGAATTATAAAATGTCTCATAATTATTTTTTGATTCCTCTGCAATAACATCAAACCCTTCAAAACTTTGTGTTAATTTCTCTATTAATAGATTTTCTACTGCAACATCATAGTTTGTTACTAAATCTTTTGCACCTTTAAACTCTATTTTTTTATTATTATAATAGCCTTCTTTAAAAAGCTCACCTGCTTCTAAAACAATATTTTTTAATATTTCTAACAAAATAACTCCTTGGTAGCTATAATCTATGTGATATTTTAATTCTACTCATAGTATGAAGTTTTATAATTTATATATAAACCTATTTAATTTTCTATAACAAAATCAATTGAGAAGGTTCTAAAACACTAAGATTAGGAACCTCTAAACATTTTCTTTTTATCTCTTCCCTTGCATCATCTTGGATATGGTAAAGATAAAACAAAGTATTTTTATTATTTAAAGATATCTCTTTTGATATCTCAAAATTACTATGTCCTTTTTGTGCAGGAATATCTAAATTTTGACACTCTAGTAAAGCACAAGTAGTATTAGATAACATCTTAGTATTATCTCCTTTTAAGACACCATCTCCTGTCATAAAAAAACTATTTATTCCATCAGATAAATATATACCTCTATTGGGTACAGAATGTACCGTTTTAACCATTTTATAAGTAAATAGATCTAAAGAGCCTTCATCTTGGGCTTCAATTAATTCAACAAAACTATTTTTTGTTTGTTTTTTTGGCCAAAATCCAAAATCTATTAAATCTTTTAATACTTTGTGATTATCTTTATGACTTAAAATCTTCAAGCTTTTTTTTCGATTTAAAGTATCCATTCTATTTATCAACATACTAAGCCCTAAAACATGGTCAGGATGAGTATGCGTTAAATATATTGCATCAATATCTGCCCAATCTTCAATACTCTTCCACAAAGAAAAAGGTACAGTTGGTCCACAATCAATTAATATTTTATAATCTGATGATTCAACCAATACAGAAGAGTTAATATTTTCTTTTGAATAGGCATCTCCTACTCCAAGTACTTTTATTTTCATTTTAAATCCTTTTTTCAAAAGCTATTTCTTCATTTGTAAAAAGATGACACTTATCCTCTTTTATCTTTATTCCAACTGTTGATGAATCCTCATTAAAATAAGTACCTTGAATATTTAAAACTATAGATTGTGATTGATACTTTGAATAAATCAAAGTTGAACTACCCAAATGCTCAATTGTTTCAATATCTACATACATATTTGCATCATCATTTGACAATTCAATATCTTCAGGTCTTATACCTAAAGTTACCTCATCTGACTTTTCTGAGTTTTCAGGTAAAACATGTGGTAAGGTAAACTCTTTTTTACAAGGCAAAGAGATTGTTGTATTTTGATTAGTTGAAGCTATTAACTTAACTTTTATAAAATTCATTTTAGGTGAGCCAATAAATCCTGCTACAAAAATATTTGCAGGAGAATGATATAATTCAAGAGGAGTTCCCACTTGCTCAATCTTACCATCTCTTAAAACTACAATTCTATCCGCCATAGTCATAGCTTCAACTTGATCATGAGTTACATATATCATTGTATTTTTTAATTGTTTATGCAACTGAGTTATTTGTAATCTCATTTCAACTCTTAATTTTGCATCAAGATTTGATAAAGGTTCATCAAATAAAAAAAGTTTTGGGTTTCTAACTATTGCTCTACCAATAGCAACTCTTTGCCTTTGACCGCCTGAAAGTTCTGCTGGTTTTCTATCTAAAAGGTTTTCCAATTGTAAAATCTTTGCAGCCAAACTA is a window of Halarcobacter sp. DNA encoding:
- a CDS encoding transporter substrate-binding domain-containing protein, whose translation is MKKFFAGLLLTFGIFANAQQDVITVGLCAAYPPFESRDEKSGDIVGFDIDLANEIGKIIGKKVEIKDAEWQALLGGLKNNNYDMILSAMSRQEAGQNNVNLSDTYYLLNDVLVVKKENNKINSQKDLANKTVGVQLGSGSEQVVDKLTGLGKVARYNYNPEAFLDLKHNRIDAVVVGYAYALNQKEFNKEYKIVDKLAPAQLVVVMKKGKDDLTKQVNEALKTLKDNGTYDKLINKWLAVK
- a CDS encoding CD3072 family TudS-related putative desulfidase, producing the protein MNRSKKIILLSHCILNSNAKVYALANYKGCFAELITPLCDKGYGILQLPCPEMLTCGVNRWGMVKEQYEAPIYKEQYKKMLLPIINQIIDYKNNGYEIKACIGIDGSPNCGIKKTCRANWKGEIDKSFDLEKNLNSLQMVNEAGVFMEVFFELLKKNNLEISFFALNEENPTASVEAILKELL
- a CDS encoding SemiSWEET transporter, which encodes MTEILGFIAAILTTTAFIPQVIKVYKTNHTSDLSLLTFLMFTIGVFCWIIYGLILNSYPLIIANIITFLLACYILVKIFKNIK
- a CDS encoding inositol monophosphatase family protein; this translates as MLEILKNIVLEAGELFKEGYYNNKKIEFKGAKDLVTNYDVAVENLLIEKLTQSFEGFDVIAEESKNNYETFYNSIIIDPIDGTTNFVNKVPHCAISVGIYKNKKPYLAVVYNPILDELYSAQVDKGAYCNGKRIKVSQEEDLQLSLIATGFPYTSVENKEDLDFVLKALEKILPKCQDIRRLGSASLDICMVAKGVFDAYYEINTNPWDVAAGIIILKEAGGCIFNSLGEEYNMFEDKCIVATNGKIDSLLYKELKDI
- a CDS encoding ribonuclease Z; the encoded protein is MKIKVLGVGDAYSKENINSSVLVESSDYKILIDCGPTVPFSLWKSIEDWADIDAIYLTHTHPDHVLGLSMLINRMDTLNRKKSLKILSHKDNHKVLKDLIDFGFWPKKQTKNSFVELIEAQDEGSLDLFTYKMVKTVHSVPNRGIYLSDGINSFFMTGDGVLKGDNTKMLSNTTCALLECQNLDIPAQKGHSNFEISKEISLNNKNTLFYLYHIQDDAREEIKRKCLEVPNLSVLEPSQLILL
- a CDS encoding sn-glycerol-3-phosphate ABC transporter ATP-binding protein UgpC, translated to MNSLKFKNIYKKYNDETTVVDDFNLEINDGEFLVFVGPSGCGKSTILRMIAGLESVTSGDIFLDDKNITFENPGKREIAMVFQSYALYPHMSVEKNMGFSLKMSGMPKNEIKKKISLAAKILQLENLLDRKPAELSGGQRQRVAIGRAIVRNPKLFLFDEPLSNLDAKLRVEMRLQITQLHKQLKNTMIYVTHDQVEAMTMADRIVVLRDGKIEQVGTPLELYHSPANIFVAGFIGSPKMNFIKVKLIASTNQNTTISLPCKKEFTLPHVLPENSEKSDEVTLGIRPEDIELSNDDANMYVDIETIEHLGSSTLIYSKYQSQSIVLNIQGTYFNEDSSTVGIKIKEDKCHLFTNEEIAFEKRI